The following proteins are co-located in the Podarcis raffonei isolate rPodRaf1 chromosome 5, rPodRaf1.pri, whole genome shotgun sequence genome:
- the LOC128414733 gene encoding uncharacterized protein LOC128414733, translated as MEFSWQGYWSGLPVPPPGGSRLVKTLHYDLFILGALLGIVHSFSEFFKPLRHGKAVIHEGAWEELKNLLMRVKEESAKYGLKLNIKKTKIMATGPITSWQIEGEEMEAVRDFTFLGSMITADADSSHKIKRRLLLGRKAMANLDSILKSRDITLPTKVRIVKAMVFPVVMYGSESWTIKKADRQRIDAFELWCWRRLLRVPWTARRSSLSILKEISPECSLEGQIMKLRLQYFGHLMRREDSLEKTLMLGKMEGTRRRG; from the exons atggagttttcttggcagggatactggagtggcttgccggttcctcctccaggtggatcacgtttggtcaaaactctccactatgacctgttcatcttgggtgccctgctcggcatagttcatagcttctctgagttcttcaagccccttcgccacggcaaggcagtgatccatgaaggggcatgg gaggaattaaagaaccttttaatgagggtgaaagaggagagcgcaaaatatggtctgaagctcaacatcaaaaaaacgaagatcatggccactggtcccatcacctcctggcaaatagaaggggaagaaatggaggcagtgagagattttactttcttaggctccatgatcactgcagatgctgacagcagtcacaaaattaaaagacgcctgctccttgggagaaaggcgatggcaaacctagacagcatcttaaaaagcagagacatcaccttgccaacaaaggtccgtatagttaaagctatggttttcccagtagtgatgtatggaagtgagagctggaccatcaagaaggctgatcgccaaagaattgatgcttttgaattatggtgctggaggagactcttgagagtcccatggactgcaagaagatcaagcctatccattcttaaggaaatcagccctgagtgctcactggaaggacagatcatgaagttgaggctccaatactttggccacctcatgagaagagaagactccctggaaaagactctgatgttgggaaagatggagggcacaaggagaagggggtga